One Ranitomeya variabilis isolate aRanVar5 chromosome 4, aRanVar5.hap1, whole genome shotgun sequence genomic window, CTGAACTTTGTGAGTTTTTTGATGCGAAGCAAGATTTGATTTCGTTTTAAAATATTTCTCACAttttaaacatgaaaatggcttctccaatatgtgagttctctgatgtttagcaAGATatgatttatctataaaacatttcccacattctgaacatgaaaatggcttttcccctgtgtgagttctctgatgtctaacaagatttgaattatctataaaacatttcccacattctgaacatggaaatggcttttcaccagtgtgagttctctgatgtctaacaagaagtgatttctgattaaaacaattcccacattcggaacataaaaacggtttctcccctgtgtgagttatttgatgTGTCACAAGAGCTTTTTTCTcattaaaacatttaccacattctgagcatgaaaatggcttttcccccgtgtgagttctctgatgtgtaacaagatgtgatttatctttataacttttcccacattctgaacatgaaaatggcttttcccctgtgtgcgcTCTGTGATGcttaacaagatatgatttctttataaaacatttcccacattctgaacatgaaaatggcttttcccctgtgtgacttctctgatgtgtaacaagatcgaATTTActtctaaaacatttcccacattccgaacatggaaATGGCTTTTCACCAGTGTGAGTTCTCcgatgtctaacaagatttgatttctgattaaaacaatccccacattcggaacataaaaacggtttctcccctgtgtgagttttttgatgtgTCACAAGAGCTTTTTTCTcattaaaacttttcccacattcggagcatgaaaatggcttttcaccagtgtgagttctttgatgtgtaacaagatgtgtTTTATccataaaacatttaccacattctgaacatgaaaatggcttttgccctgtgtgagttctctgatgtgtagcaAGACgtgatttatctataaaacatttcccacattctgaacatgaaaatggcttttgccctgtgtgagttctctgatgtgtaacaagatggcATTTatgtaaaaaacatttcccacattttgaacatgaaaatggcttttccccagtgtgacttctctgatgtgtaacgagatgtgatttatctataaaacatttcccacattctaaacataaaaatgttttttcccctgtgtgagttttctggtgtttaacaagaatttttttctcactaaaacatttcccacattctgagcataagaattgcttctcccctgtgtgaggttTTTGATGTGAAGCAAGATCTGATTTCCTttcaaaatatttcccacattttaAACATGAAAATAGCTTCTTCCCTGAGTGACACATCTGATGTGAAAGAAATCTTGATTTAGTATTGTAACATTTCCCAGtttgtgaacatgaaaatggtttctcccctgtgtgagctacTTCATGTTCATCAGTACTTTTGTGGTTTTTGTTTTTCTGATATTCCTTTAATGAAGTAGAAGAAAGGACCCGTTTAAAAGGATCAGATGATAGATTTTTCCTAAGAAGGGATTGAGGTATATCTGTGATAACTACATGGTCTTCATATGTATCTGATGTGATACCTTGATCCCCTGCTGCAAAATATGAAAATATCAGATGTCCCTCTGAGCTCCTGGTaccgtcatctgccaagaataaaattattatttgtcAATAACACTACATTGAaattatattaatatttatattatCTATATAGTATGACTAAGAGAGGAGACTACTACCCAAGGACTAGTAGATTATGATGTTAGGCCACCAGGTTGTGCTTTTTCAATATTTGTCGAAGCCGTATTCTCTGTAGGTTCTGGTTTCACTTCACCTGCCACCAATCATTTGCAGTTTCATGTTCAGTGGACCCTCATAAATTTAACTACAAGTCAGTGCTAATAGATAGTGTTCATCtctcatacactccctgacaggtaTATACTTGCATCTAGCATAGAGCACAGAAGTATGGTCATGTAACAATAAGCAATGGCTTTTATGCAAGTGtaggttttgcattttttttataaaaagaaacTAAGCGATAGATACAAGATAGGAAAAGTTTTTCATATTATTTTATATGTATTGGAAGTCAACAGAAAGCATTGGATTCCATCATGAATATGGGAGCACTGGGGATCTGAAAATGAATTTGCAGCAGTGTCCTCAGTCATTAATGGTTCACAGTTGTTGGTTCTTTCAAAGATCACCtagcttaaggctatgttcacacgttcaggatttccatcctttttttttcctgactgaaactgcaggtctctgcagaaaacgcaggtgcgttttttggtgcgtttttggtgcgttttttggtgcgttttttagtgcgttttttgatgcagttttgtctgcagattgtctgtgtttgacagaaataaagtttactgcagtggggggaaaaaaaaaaaaaaaatgatgtcatttccttgtccaacccttttcttcttccatcctccattttgggactaaacaccaaaatgagtggacgtgttttgaatgacagtgctccgcgttttgcgccgcatgcgtcactgcagcgcacgcatccgggcgcagaggacgcagcaagttgcatttttgctgcgtccaaaatcaatcaaaaaaaggacgcatgcggcgcaaaacgcagcgttgtgcatgcgttttgctgcgttttactttgcgttgtgtgttgcggcgccgacgctgcggcgcacaacgcaaatgtgaacatagcctaagtgccacgtatttcagtgccacgtgccacgtatttaagtgccacgtgccacgtatttcagtgccacgtatcacgtatttaagtgccacgtgccacgtatttaagtgccacgtgccacgtatttcagtgccacgtgccacgtatttaagtgccacgtgccacgtatttcagtgccacgtgccacgtatttaagtgccacgtatttaagtgccacgtgccacgtatttaagtgccacgtgccacgtatttcagtgccacgtgccacgtatttaagtgccacgtatttaagtgccacgtgccacgtatttcagtgccacgtatcacgtatttaagtgccacgtgccacgtatttaagtgccacgtgccacgtatttcagtgccacgtgccacgtatttaagtgccacgtgccacgtatttcagtgccacgtgccacgtatttaagtgccacgtgccacgtatttcagtgccacgtgccacgtatttaagtgccacgtatttaagtgccacgtgccacgtatttaagtgccacgtgccacgtatttcagtgccacgtgccacgtatttaagtgccacgtatttaagtgccacgtgccacgtatttaagtgccacgtgccacgtatttcagtgccacgtgccacgtatttaagtgccacgtatttaagtgccacgtgccacgtatttaagtgccacgtgccacgtatttcagtgccacgtgccacgtatttaagtgccacgtatttaagtgccacgtgccacgtatttaagtgccacgtgccacgtatttcagtgccacgtgccacgtatttaagtgccacgtatttaagtgccacgtatttaagtgccacgtgccacgtatttcagtgccacgtatcacgtatttaagtgccacgtatttaagtgccacgtgccacgtatttaagtgccacgtgtcacgtatttaagtgacacgtgtcacgtatttaagtatccacgtatcccacgaagattttccatggagaacagacacatccagagatatgtctgctctccacggatgcagcaacacactgacaggagccatagttcctgtcggtgtgtcactgcgcatgcgcgagcgagtttaccggcggtcattgaccccggcactctcgcttaacggcagtgctgcgtgggaaagttcaacgcagctgtactgctgttaaccgagacgccggagccattgaactccggaacagtacgcgatacactgctaggagcttcgctcctggcagtgtatcgccagagagcaggggatcggcgtgggacactcgttttatggattctgcggacagggagtatgaatttggtttattatttttggattttttcctggaggatcgagggcttcgcctacaagggtgctgttggtgagtatatactctgtgttatgtgttgtatgtactgtactgtgtgtcatgtatgtgtattgtgtttggtgtaaactttactattgtgctaagtcgccggacacagggacaactctcccatcctaataccggatgggagtagtagtccgatacggcgacttagcacaatggtggcactagcgtcgcatggggacacacacacacacacacacacacacacacacacacataccaaatcaatcaaacggccgacacgatccccatgcgatggtatgcctccatgtctctccgcccacgcacttccggccccgcacttccgccggcttccccgcacttcctgctgcagcggttctgcacatcaaaccgcagtaaaacacgcagatatatttttgatctgcgtgttttactgcgattttgacctcacaatggaggtctatgggtgcagaaccgctgcggttcaggaagaagaattgacatgctccttcttttttccgggagctattcagcacggctttttttttaaatttccggaccatgtgcacagtgtgtcctgttttccatagggtacagtgtactgtaccctgcatggaaaacagctgcggaaccgcagcggcaaaaccgccgcggttccgcggtaaaaaacgcactgtgtgaacatggcctaaaggctaCGGACACCTTTGTGTACAACAAATAGTGTTGACTAAGCCTCTGCGGTAATAAAGTTCCACATATCTGACTTTTGCATGGAGCTATCCTGCTCATCAGAAACCTTCATAGCTTTTTTTCACCTCATCCACATTCAAACTTTTTTCTCTCGGGATGTTTCTCCAGCTCTGCTCACATGATACGTTTTGATTTCTCATGAACTAGCACAGCTGAAGTTACATTATCCCCCACCTTCTTCAAATTCTATGGCTGTTTACCACAACCAAGCACACTCACTGCCAGGCAGGTATATGATTTCTCCGTCATTCTTCCCCTCTCTATGGGACATATTCACACTATGAAGTTCTCCACCGTAAAAATATTGGTCTGGTGGTTCACAAGGAAAGAAATGTCAACATACAATATTCTGAGTCAGGTAATGAACCACGATACTCTGGATGACATGCGAGTACGATCTGGAAATGCAGACCCATTCCCTTGAATGGGCAAATTCAATCAAGCAGATCAAACCCAGACATGTATCCATTTTTAGCCAGACAGCTTTGGAGTGTGTTCACACCTGAGTTTCTGAGTTTTGACTGTTCTTTTCAGGAAAATGGAATTTATGTCCAAAATAGATCTGTTGCACAACTGAAGCAAACAGAAGCCGAGTGGGCCTATTAATTGTGGTCCGTCTGGgttcctttattattattattaagtgataAGCTTTTTTTgccgttaaaaatatatatatttatataataggAATGTAAACAAAGGTGTCATTTTTATTCACACTATTTACCGATCACCGTAAATCACTTTATTGTTCATGTTGTTACAATTACAGGGACACATAATATGTCCATATTTACTGTGATGATTTTGTATAATTTTTGAAAATAATTCTATAGTTAGAAATCTCTGGTGATTACTTTTCAGCACTTATAATGTTCTGGCATGATATTTGTATAAAACGTTATATTATGCATGTAAAGAAGAATGCTTTTGAGGTTTTTAGGCTGAGAAAATTCTCCAGAACAGCACAGCCTATGGCTCCCAAGTAATGTTTCTACCTTCCATATCAGGGGTCTTGAGTTCGGATCCCCGTCGCTGACCAACTTCAAAAGTATATTAACAGACAACCACTGAGTGTCTTGTATTAAACTGGACTGTGAATACAGAAGTATCTCTTCTGCTTCAAAAGTGGCAAAAACAAAAGGACCTGAAAAGGTTAAGTGCCTGACATTTCATGGTACCAAAAGAGGGCCATGATTATAGAACTATAACTGAAAACATATCACTACTAGAAGTAAAAGAGTGAATTAAAAACCATCAATATCTTTTATAACATATGTAAAATCTAAAGTAAAAAAATGGATCAAGAGTAGTGTAAAAAAAATCACTAGATACAAGAGGGAAGATGTCAGAACGTAAGAACATGATAGTACAAAAATGAGGAAGGCAACCAAAATCTGTTTAAGATTTAGGAATACAGACACAATCAACATGTTTAATTAGGGGGAAAATATACTATGTAATGATCAGAGTGGATGATAGTAGGTTTACAAAAAACAGGGTTATACCAGACATTGCAGAAATCTGCAGCAGATCaccatataatgtaatataataataatcatcatgtgCTGCAAGACAGATAATGTAAACTGACCAGATATGTGCAAGAGATGAAATGTCCGAGCATGTCACAAAATAATCATATATTATTATATGCACAATCATGGCGCATAAATAAATACCCATAATGGATTTGTGCTCCCTCTGGGATGGAGCCAACTCGATGTGCGCTCCTGGCACTGATTGTTttttaggttatactcacctgtgCAGTTATCTGTGGGCTCCTCTTTACACCAATCATCACCTCtcatatatgtctctgtagtattaatatggggcagatATTTACCCTGAAACAAAAATTTTAATAGTCAGAGAAAGATGAAAAAATCATAACCAGAAAACTGGGGGAAGATCCAGACAACATTTAATGTCTATGATCAGCTTTACCCTGTCATCTCCACCAAGTATAGAACACACACTGAATGGCCACATTATTATAGACACCCGCGTTGTCTTTTCAGATCCTCAGCAATTCAGATTGTAATAGATTCCACTAGATGAAGAAGTAATTCTGTTGGATTATTGGCCCATCCACAAGTAATATGGAGATACTGATATGTTGTGAATAGTCTCTTTCATCTCATCTTGAAGATGCGCTATAGGATTAAAACATGAGGACTATGAAGCCCGGGGAAGCAACACAAACTCTCTAATGTTCCTGGAATCAATCCTTGACTTGTGGATCATTGTGTCATGGTGCACTGTCTATCTACCGTACTCGCCCAAGTCTCAGATGTCAATACCCGGACAGGAGCGTgcaactgcatgtatttctatgcagaagcacgctccgatcccgagtgccagcggcagtgccgggtattgacattcGAGACTCAGGCGAGTTCCTTGCATGTCTGGCCCAGGCCTAattctgaccctgacacacccaaaccctttactgcagggcttttaaccaaAGAACCTGGAGCCTTCGGCCACATAGAAAACCAGGCCAGGAAGGAAACGGACTGCCACACTACCATTCTGTAGTCAGTTTCAAAACAAAAgtccagcaggttttcttaaatctgccctggacaaatagcttgtccaagactaacactcacttttatttttcattgcaatcacagctatgcctgtgactgcaatgcactcccatggtctcaatacgcctccatgcatatcctggcaggaacatacagtgaccctcacatgtaacaccggtcactgcctcacatattatTTATATCTTCCTCAAAAAATCGTGTATGTCCTATGGATCCCCTTTCATTGTATTTTTTCCCTCAATCATAATGTTCTCAGTACTCATACTTTTGAGAAGAAAAACTAAAGAGGTTAGGAGTTTTTCAAAATTTCCCTGACAACCATGCCTAGGTGAAGTGCTCAAAATTCCCATTCTAATGTGGTttcagatggaaaaatgaaaactTTATTTTATATTACACTAGTTATTAGTATTCTCTATACAGGAAAGTTTTGATAAAGAAAGTGTCAGTGCTTCTAATAAATAGGCAGTTCGGTgtataatactgggggataaaacaagtctgatcacaagaccttcatagccttgtacacatcataggggagatgtcatgacaccttctctccatctacctgatgatccagaGGAACATCGAGATCTTCTTGTTTACATTCCTGTGGAAGAAGGGGAAAGAAACATCTCTCTtgtgttgtcctctcactggatagaactggaagaaacacatacagggactgaattcattttttacatacagataattaaagGCCATGTGTAGTTAGTGCTGtgaattacctggtgatgtgaggggctggggaacttcCATCTTGATTTCCTTGTACCAATCTTTAtgttcttctaaatactcccactcctccatggagaaatagacggcgacatcctgacaccttataggaacctgacacatacaatgataccgtcatcccccgatcccttcatagcgttactgtataatgtcccagcattcccagcagtgtcacctctccaatcAGCAGCtcgatcatcttgtaggtgagttctaggatcttctggtcattgatgtccttatgtatcagggggtgaggtgggctcaggagtcttccccatcccgcagacacaggggcctgatagcgctcactagaggtcttcttcactactgtgtagtcCTGGTTAtgcagagacacattaataaatctcactacagacatttccagggtcctcacctctccagttctgtccatctgctattcccatagataagaatgatgtaatgtgatgttatcagaatctctcacctctccagtgagccggaagaggatctctagggtgacgtgtaaaatcctctccgccatcttgtccctgtcactttcaatccttgtagggtcactcaggagaattctcttatatagaagatctccactgagaggatccgatattgtagggacctgaatggggagaagatgatgatgtaacatcataaagatcccatgtaagaaacctCCGGAGCCGTTACCGgtgtcacatgatcactacatccagtcatggccccgtcttgcccccggtataacacacaaTCCCACtatagtcacatacagagatttatcacaggctcagcactgagggggttaatgtcccctgccccagcaatggggaatctccagcacctacagtacctccacctgcagagccgcacatcaCATATATGGCTgtactgtgtgcacaggacctgtgatgaggtcacaagaGTGGAGGAGTCAGGGGATCACATGATCAGGGACCTCTATGACTAGTGGACCATGGTGTCATGGTGCATTGTTCTTCTAGGGTAGGGTAAACAGCTGCCATAAAGTGATGAACTTGATTGGTCAAAATGCTTATGTAGGCCCTAATGTCCAAACATCCATCAACAGATAAAGGATCCAGGATGAGCCaagaaaaatagggatttttgtgtacaaaccgtaaaatccttttctccgagccattcaatgggggacacagaccgtgggtgtatgctgctgccactaggaggctgacactaagtgatacaaagaaagttagctcatcctctgcagtatacaccctcctgctggctctcagagaACCAGGTCATTGCAAAAGCagtagatcaataacaacatatgagagtatagaatgtcaaattataaaataaacacaagctaataacagggtgggagctgtgtcgccCAATGAATGGCTTGGAAAaaaag contains:
- the LOC143767219 gene encoding uncharacterized protein LOC143767219 produces the protein MMLHRHLLPIQVPTISDPLSGDLLYKRLLLSDPTRMDRDRDKMAERILHLTLEILFRLTGEDYTVVKKTSSERCQAPVSEGWGRPLSPITGPPPHPLIHEAINDQKILELTYKMIELLTGEVPIRCQDVAVYFSMEEWEYLEGHKDLYKDFMMEVPQPLTSPDLSSKRTTPERCPRPLLPQDCKQEDLDVPQDHQVPTISDPLSGDLLYKRILLSDPTRIESDRDKMAERILHVTLEILFRLTGEDYTVVKKTSSERYQAPVSAGWGRLLSPPHPLIHKDINDQKILELTYKMIELLIGEVPIRCQDVAVYFSMEEWEYLEEHKDWYKEIKMEVPQPLTSPVLSSERTTQERCFFPLLPQECKQEDLDVPLDHQGKYLPHINTTETYMRGDDWCKEEPTDNCTDDGTRSSEGHLIFSYFAAGDQGITSDTYEDHVVITDIPQSLLRKNLSSDPFKRVLSSTSLKEYQKNKNHKSTDEHEVAHTGEKPFSCSQTGKCYNTKSRFLSHQMCHSGKKLFSCLKCGKYFERKSDLASHQKPHTGEKQFLCSECGKCFSEKKILVKHQKTHTGEKTFLCLECGKCFIDKSHLVTHQRSHTGEKPFSCSKCGKCFLHKCHLVTHQRTHTGQKPFSCSECGKCFIDKSRLATHQRTHTGQKPFSCSECGKCFMDKTHLVTHQRTHTGEKPFSCSECGKSFNEKKALVTHQKTHTGEKPFLCSECGDCFNQKSNLVRHRRTHTGEKPFPCSECGKCFRSKFDLVTHQRSHTGEKPFSCSECGKCFIKKSYLVKHHRAHTGEKPFSCSECGKSYKDKSHLVTHQRTHTGEKPFSCSECGKCFNEKKALVTHQITHTGEKPFLCSECGNCFNQKSLLVRHQRTHTGEKPFPCSECGKCFIDNSNLVRHQRTHTGEKPFSCSECGKCFIDKSYLAKHQRTHILEKPFSCLKCEKYFKTKSNLASHQKTHKVQVDAI